Genomic segment of Cronobacter dublinensis subsp. dublinensis LMG 23823:
CGAGGAGAGAAAAGCCTCCCTTGAGCGCGCCAAACAATATCAACAGGTTATCGATAATTTCCCCAAGCTGTCGCAATCGCTGCGTCAGCAGCTCAATAACCTGCGCGACGAGCCGCGCCGGGTGCCGACAGGGCTCACCACTGACGCGCTCAATCAGGAGATCCTCCAGGTCAGTAGTCAGTTGCTGGAGAAGAGCCGCGAAGCGCAGCAGGAGCAGGATCGCGCCCGCGAAATCGCCGACTCCTTAAGCCAGCTTCCCCAGCAGCAAACCGACGCGCGCCGCCAGCTTAACGAGATGGAGCGCCGTTCGGGCGCGTCGACCGGTTCCAGCGCGCTCGGGGCGGCGCAGCTTCTCGCCCAGCAGGCGGAATCCGCACAGCTTAAAGCGCGCGTGGATGAACTGGAACTCGCGCAGCTCTCCGCCAGCAACCGCCAGGAGCTGGCGCGCCTGCGCTCCGAACTCGCGCAAAAGCAGAGCGAACAGCTCGATACTTACCTCCAGGCGCTGCGTAACCAGTTAAACAGCCAGCGCCAGCAGGAAGCCGAGCGCGCGCTGGAAAGCACCGAGCTGCTGGCGGAAAACAGCGCCAACCTGCCGCCGGCCATCGTCGAACAGTTCAACGTCAACCGCGAGCTCTCCCGCGCGCTGAACCAGCAGGCGCAGCGCATGGATCTTGTCGCGTCGCAGCAGCGTCAGGCCACCAGCCAGACGATGCAGGTGCGTCAGGCATTAACCACGCTGCGCGAACAGTCGCAGTGGCTTGGCGTCTCCAATGTGCTTGGCGAGGCGCTTCGTGCGCAGGTCTCACGCCTGCCGGAAATGCCGAAGCTGCAACAGCTGGATACCGAAATGGCCCAGTTGCGCGTGCATCGACTGCGCTATGAGGATCAACTCAACAAACAGCCGCAGCTGCGCCAGCTTCGTCAGGCCGACGGCAAGCCGCTGACGGCGGAGCAGAACCGCATTCTCGACGCCCAGTTGCGCACCCAGCGCGAACTGCTCGGCTCGCTGTTGCAGGGCGGCGATACGTTAATTCTTGAGCTCACCAAGCTGAAAGTGGCCAACAGCCAGCTTGAGGATGCGCTGAAGGAAGTGAACGAGGCAACGCACCGTTATCTGTTCTGGACCTCGGATGTCAGCCCGCTCAGCATCAGCTGGCCGGTGGATATCGTTCAGGACTTGCGTCGTCTTATCTCGCTCGACTTTTTCGGCCAGCTCGGCAAAGCCGCCGTGATGATGGTCACCAGCAAAGAAACGCTGCTGCCGCTCTTCGGCGCGCTGCTGCTGGTGGGCTTTAGCATCAGCTCCCGCCGCCATTTCACCGCGTTTCTGGAGCGTTCCAGCGCGCGCGTCGGTAAGGTCACGCAGGACCATTTCTGGCTGACCATGCGTACGGTGTTCTGGTCGATTCTGGTGGCCTCGCCGCTGCCGGTGCTCTGGGCGACGCTCGGCTATGGGCTGCGCGAAGCCTGGCCCTGGCCTATCGCCGTGGCGGTAGGCGACGGCGTGACCGCGACCGTGCCGCTGCTGTGGGTCGTGATGATCTCGGCGGCCTTCGCCCGCCCGAATGGCCTCTTTACCACACACTTCGGCTGGCCGCGCAACCGCGTCGCCCGCGCGATGCGCTACTACCTGATGAGCATCGGCTTTATCGTGCCGCTTATCATGGCGCTGATCACCTTCGATAACCTCAATGACCGCGAATTCTCCGGCTCGCTGGGACGTCTGTGCTTCGTGCTGATTTGCGGCGCGCTGGCCATCGTGACGCTCAGCCTCAAGCGCGCGGGCATTCCGCTCTATCTGGATAACGAAGGCAACGGCGATAACTGGGTCAACCGGCTGCTATGGAATCTGATGCTGTGCGCGCCGCTAATGGCGATCCTCGCCGCGGCCGTCGGCTATCTCGCCACCGCGCAGGCGTTGCTGGCGCGCCTGGAAACCTCCGTAGCCATCTGGTTCCTGCTGCTGGTCATCTACCACATTATTCGCCGCTGGATGCTTATCCAGCGCCGTCGTCTGGCCTTTGACCGCGCCCGCTCGCGCCGTGCGGAAATCCTGGCCCAGCGCGCCCGTGGCGAAGAAGAACCACATCACGGGCACAGCACCGAGGGCAGCGTTGAGGTAGATGTCGCCGAGCTCGATCTCGACGCCATCAGCGCCCAGTCGCTGCGCCTGGTGCGCTCCATCCTGACGCTTATCGCCCTGCTGTCGGTAATTGTGCTGTGGTCGGAAATTCACTCGGCGTTTGGATTCCTTGAGAATATTTCGCTGTGGGATGTCACCTCAACCGTTCAGGGCGTCGAGAGCATTGAGCCCATTACGCTTGGCGCGGTGCTGATAGCCATTCTGGTGTTTATCGTCACCACGCAGCTCGTGCGCAACCTGCCCGCGCTTCTGGAGCTGGTCGTGCTGCAACATCTGGAGCTGACGCCCGGCACCGGCTACGCCATTACCACCATCACCAAATATCTGCTGATGCTGATTGGCGGTCTGGTGGGCTTCTCGATGATTGGTATTGAATGGTCGAAGTTACAGTGGCTGGTGGCGGCGCTCGGCGTCGGGCTCGGTTTCGGCCTGCAGGAAATTTTCGCTAACTTTATCTCGGGCCTGATTATTCTCTTTGAAAAACCGATTCGTATCGGCGATACCGTGACCATCCGCGATTTAACGGGCAGCGTGACGCGCATTAATACGCGTGCCACCACCATCAGCGACTGGGACCGCAAAGAGATTATCGTGCCGAATAAAGCGTTTATCACCGAGCAGTTTATCAACTGGTCGCTTTCGGATTCCGTCACCCGCGTGGTGCTGACGGTGCCTGCGCCGTCGGATGCCAATAGCGAAGAGGTGACGCAGTTGCTTTACCGCGCCGCCGAGAAGTGCAGCTATGTGATAGATAACCCGTCGCCGGAAGTCTTTTTGGTCGATTTGCAGCAGGGTATTCAGATTTTCGAGCTGCGTATCCATGCCGCTGAAATGGGGCACCGCATGCCGCTGCGCCACGAGATCCACCAGCTGATTTTGCAGGGTTTCCGCGAACACGGTATCGATATGCCGTTCCCGCCGTTCCAGATGCGTCTGGAGAGTCTCGACGGCAAGCGTATGGCGCGAACGTTAAGCTCTGCCGGGCGCGCCAGCCGCGCGCCGGGAAGTATGTAATACGTAACGAAAAAGGAGCCGCAAGGCTCCTTTTTTATGGCTGTGATGCTGCTGTTAAAGCGGTTTAGTAAAGGTGGGTGCGCTTCGCTTAGCCCCCCTGCAAAAGCACAATCCTTTTTTGTAGGGCGGGTAAGCGAAGCGCACCGCCACAGGCCAGGATTCGGCCGTTACGCCCGGTCGACCGTGAAGGCGATAACTTCCGCGAGGCTTTCCGCGCCGAGCGCCAGCATAATCAGACGATCCACGCCCAGCGCGACGCCAGAGCAGTCCGGCAGGCCGACTTTCAGCGCCTCCAGCAGGTTGTAATCCACTGGCTGTTGCGGCAAACCGCGCTGGAGTCGCTTGCGGTTGTCCTGCTCAAAACGCTGCTGCTGTTCGCGCGCGTCGGTGAGTTCATGGAAACCATTCGCCAGCTCAATGCCTTTGTAATAGACCTCGAAGCGCTCCGCCACGCGATGATCTTCGGTGCTGATCTGCGCCAGCGCCGCCTGGCTTGCCGGGAAGTGATAGACAAACACCGGGCGGTCTTTGCCGATATGCGGCTCGACGCCCATTGAGAACAGCAGTTGCAGCAGCGTATCGCGATCTTCTTCGGTATCGGCGATGTTGCTCAGATCGAGCTTCGCCGCGACCTCACGCAGCTGGGTTTTATCCGCCGACAGCGGGTCTATCTCCAGATGGCGCTGAAACGCCTGCTGGTAAGAGATAGTCTCTGCGGGCTGGCATTCCAGCACCTGTTGCAGAAGATCGTCCACCTCGTTCATCAGGCGGTACATATCGTAGTGCGGGCGGTACCACTCCAGCATCGTAAATTCTGGGTTGTGATGACGCCCCATCTCTTCATTGCGAAAGCTGCGGCACAGCTGATACACCGGCCCGCAGCCCGCGGCCAGCAGGCGCTTCATGTGGTATTCCGGGCTGGTCATCAGATAGAGATTGATCCCCTGAGAATGGCCGGGGCCGACGAAACGCGTTTCGAACGGGAACAGGTGGATATCGGTTACCGTCGCCTGGCTCATGCAGGGGGTGTCCACCTCCAGTACGCCGCGGTCCGCAAAGAAGCGGCGGATCTCCGCCATAATCGCGGCGCGTTTTAACAGGTTGGGGATGGATGCGCTCGGCTGCCAGGTGGCCGTCTCGCTCATGATACTTTCTCCGTCGTCAAACAAGGGCACGAAGTCTACTCGTATCGCGTTCGCCAGACAAATTTTGCGCAGCGTTTTCCGCTGAAGGGGCCGATGTTCCGTTTTGTGAGCCACCTCATCAACCGGGCGGATAAAGCCCCTCGTACTGCCCTAAAAAATCGAACACATCAAATTTCCCCTCTGGGGGCACGGTTATACTCAGCTACCCAAAAAGGAGCAGGGGAACGCTTTACCCCCGCGCAGCCCCGTATTTTTGCCTTTGTTACCGCGCGGTGGGAATAACTAAAACCCGGAGGAATGTCGTGCATACTTTTCAAGCCGATCTGGCCATTATCGGTGCTGGCGGGGCGGGACTGCGGGCAGCCATTGCGGCGGCCGAGCGCAATCCCAACGCTAAAATCGCACTGATTTCAAAAGTCTACCCGATGCGTAGCCATACCGTCGCCGCAGAGGGCGGTTCGGCGGCGGTCGCCCAGGATCATGATAGTTTCGAGTATCACTTCCATGACACCGTCGCTGGCGGCGACTGGTTGTGCGAGCAGGACGTGGTCGACTATTTTGTGAAGCACTGCCCGCGCGAGATGACCCAGCTTGAACAGTGGGGCTGCCCGTGGAGCCGCCGCCCGGATGGCTCGGTCAACGTGAGGCGCTTTGGCGGCATGAAAATCGAGCGTACCTGGTTTGCCGCCGATAAAACCGGCTTTCACATGCTCCACACCCTCTTCCAGACTTCCCTGCAATTTCCGCAAATTCAGCGTTTCGATGAGCATTTCGTCCTCGATATTTTAGTGGACGACGGCCAGGCGCGCGGTCTGGTGGCGATGAACATGATGGAAGGCACGCTGGTGCAGATCCGGGCCAATGCGGTCGTGATGGCGACCGGCGGCGCGGGTCGCGTTTACCGCTACAACACCAACGGCGGCATCGTCACAGGCGACGGCATGGGCATGGCGCTCTCACACGGCGTTCCGCTGCGCGATATGGAATTCGTACAATATCACCCGACGGGCCTGCCCGGCTCCGGCATTCTGATGACGGAAGGCTGCCGCGGCGAAGGCGGCATTCTGGTCAATAAAGACGGCTACCGTTACCTGCAGGATTACGGCATGGGCCCGGAAACGCCGCTCGGCGAGCCGAAAAACAAATATATGGAGCTCGGTCCGCGCGATAAAGTCTCGCAGGCGTTCTGGCACGAATGGCGTAAAGGCAACACGATCGCCACGCCGCGCGGCGATGTGGTCTATCTCGATCTGCGCCATCTTGGCGAGAAAAAGCTGCTGGAGCGGCTGCCATTTATCTGCGAACTGGCGAAAGCCTACGTCGGCGTCGACCCGGTCAAAGAGCCGATTCCGGTGCGCCCGACGGCGCACTACACCATGGGCGGCATTGAAACCGATCAGCAGTGCGAAACGCGCATTAAAGGGCTGTTCGCCGTCGGCGAATGCTCATCCGTCGGGCTACACGGCGCCAATCGCCTCGGCTCGAATTCGCTTGCGGAACTGGTGGTGTTTGGCCGCCTGGCGGGCGAACAGGCGATGGAGCGCGCGATGGCGGCCGCACCCGCCAGCGACGGCGCGCTGAGCGCCCAGACGGCGGATATCGAAGCGCGTTTGCATCAGCTCGTTAATCAGGAAGGCAGCGAAAGCTTTGCGAAAATCCGCGATGAAATGGGGCTCTCCATGGAAGAAGGCTGCGGCATTTACCGCACGCCGGAACTGATGCAGAAAACCATCGATAAACTCGCCGAGCTGCAGGAGCGCGTTAAGCGCGTGCGCATCAGCGATACCTCCAGCGTCTTCAACACCGATCTGCTCTACACCATTGAGCTGGGCCATGGCCTGAATGTCGCCGAATGCATGGCGCACTCCGCCATGGCGCGTAAAGAGTCTCGCGGCGCGCATCAGCGCCTGGATGAAGGCTGTACCGAACGCGACGACGTTAATTTCCTGCGCCACACCCTCGCCTTTCGCGACGCTGACGGCACCACTCGCCTGGATTACAGCGACGTG
This window contains:
- the mscM gene encoding miniconductance mechanosensitive channel MscM — protein: MRLILYVLLAWSLSFWANAATAPDEKQIAQELEQAKAAKNQPDQAQVVETLQSAQNALEERKASLERAKQYQQVIDNFPKLSQSLRQQLNNLRDEPRRVPTGLTTDALNQEILQVSSQLLEKSREAQQEQDRAREIADSLSQLPQQQTDARRQLNEMERRSGASTGSSALGAAQLLAQQAESAQLKARVDELELAQLSASNRQELARLRSELAQKQSEQLDTYLQALRNQLNSQRQQEAERALESTELLAENSANLPPAIVEQFNVNRELSRALNQQAQRMDLVASQQRQATSQTMQVRQALTTLREQSQWLGVSNVLGEALRAQVSRLPEMPKLQQLDTEMAQLRVHRLRYEDQLNKQPQLRQLRQADGKPLTAEQNRILDAQLRTQRELLGSLLQGGDTLILELTKLKVANSQLEDALKEVNEATHRYLFWTSDVSPLSISWPVDIVQDLRRLISLDFFGQLGKAAVMMVTSKETLLPLFGALLLVGFSISSRRHFTAFLERSSARVGKVTQDHFWLTMRTVFWSILVASPLPVLWATLGYGLREAWPWPIAVAVGDGVTATVPLLWVVMISAAFARPNGLFTTHFGWPRNRVARAMRYYLMSIGFIVPLIMALITFDNLNDREFSGSLGRLCFVLICGALAIVTLSLKRAGIPLYLDNEGNGDNWVNRLLWNLMLCAPLMAILAAAVGYLATAQALLARLETSVAIWFLLLVIYHIIRRWMLIQRRRLAFDRARSRRAEILAQRARGEEEPHHGHSTEGSVEVDVAELDLDAISAQSLRLVRSILTLIALLSVIVLWSEIHSAFGFLENISLWDVTSTVQGVESIEPITLGAVLIAILVFIVTTQLVRNLPALLELVVLQHLELTPGTGYAITTITKYLLMLIGGLVGFSMIGIEWSKLQWLVAALGVGLGFGLQEIFANFISGLIILFEKPIRIGDTVTIRDLTGSVTRINTRATTISDWDRKEIIVPNKAFITEQFINWSLSDSVTRVVLTVPAPSDANSEEVTQLLYRAAEKCSYVIDNPSPEVFLVDLQQGIQIFELRIHAAEMGHRMPLRHEIHQLILQGFREHGIDMPFPPFQMRLESLDGKRMARTLSSAGRASRAPGSM
- the epmA gene encoding elongation factor P--(R)-beta-lysine ligase, which encodes MSETATWQPSASIPNLLKRAAIMAEIRRFFADRGVLEVDTPCMSQATVTDIHLFPFETRFVGPGHSQGINLYLMTSPEYHMKRLLAAGCGPVYQLCRSFRNEEMGRHHNPEFTMLEWYRPHYDMYRLMNEVDDLLQQVLECQPAETISYQQAFQRHLEIDPLSADKTQLREVAAKLDLSNIADTEEDRDTLLQLLFSMGVEPHIGKDRPVFVYHFPASQAALAQISTEDHRVAERFEVYYKGIELANGFHELTDAREQQQRFEQDNRKRLQRGLPQQPVDYNLLEALKVGLPDCSGVALGVDRLIMLALGAESLAEVIAFTVDRA
- the frdA gene encoding fumarate reductase (quinol) flavoprotein subunit is translated as MHTFQADLAIIGAGGAGLRAAIAAAERNPNAKIALISKVYPMRSHTVAAEGGSAAVAQDHDSFEYHFHDTVAGGDWLCEQDVVDYFVKHCPREMTQLEQWGCPWSRRPDGSVNVRRFGGMKIERTWFAADKTGFHMLHTLFQTSLQFPQIQRFDEHFVLDILVDDGQARGLVAMNMMEGTLVQIRANAVVMATGGAGRVYRYNTNGGIVTGDGMGMALSHGVPLRDMEFVQYHPTGLPGSGILMTEGCRGEGGILVNKDGYRYLQDYGMGPETPLGEPKNKYMELGPRDKVSQAFWHEWRKGNTIATPRGDVVYLDLRHLGEKKLLERLPFICELAKAYVGVDPVKEPIPVRPTAHYTMGGIETDQQCETRIKGLFAVGECSSVGLHGANRLGSNSLAELVVFGRLAGEQAMERAMAAAPASDGALSAQTADIEARLHQLVNQEGSESFAKIRDEMGLSMEEGCGIYRTPELMQKTIDKLAELQERVKRVRISDTSSVFNTDLLYTIELGHGLNVAECMAHSAMARKESRGAHQRLDEGCTERDDVNFLRHTLAFRDADGTTRLDYSDVKITTLAPAKRVYGAESEAADKKETANG